Proteins found in one Terribacillus sp. DMT04 genomic segment:
- a CDS encoding DUF4176 domain-containing protein: MSNSNTTLIPIGSVVKLKKVEKPVMIYGRHQIQTSSKRIFDYIAVPYPEGNLTDDFNVFFNRESIDNILYRGYDSPIELILREQVEKDLENSKKKEKTDEI; encoded by the coding sequence ATTCTAATACCACATTAATCCCAATTGGAAGTGTAGTTAAACTTAAAAAGGTTGAAAAGCCCGTCATGATTTATGGAAGACATCAAATCCAAACTAGTTCAAAAAGAATATTCGATTACATAGCAGTCCCTTATCCAGAAGGAAACCTAACTGACGATTTTAATGTCTTTTTCAATAGGGAATCAATAGATAATATATTGTATAGAGGATACGATTCGCCAATAGAACTAATACTTAGAGAACAAGTAGAAAAGGATCTAGAAAATAGCAAAAAGAAAGAGAAAACTGATGAAATTTAG
- a CDS encoding DUF4176 domain-containing protein — translation MKFRMTTIHLILISTLLLTGCSFEVSSGSDNTTEPTETTENINTDKLIPIGSVVKLKKAEKPVMIHGYEQQEVGTEELYDYISVPYPEGHIRPDYSIFFNREDIEEVLHVGYSTPEDKELREEADSRLKD, via the coding sequence ATGAAATTTAGAATGACTACAATCCACCTTATTTTAATTTCTACCCTGCTTCTTACAGGCTGCAGCTTTGAAGTGAGCTCTGGATCAGATAATACAACGGAACCAACAGAAACGACAGAAAATATCAATACAGATAAACTTATACCTATAGGATCCGTTGTGAAATTAAAAAAAGCGGAGAAGCCTGTTATGATTCATGGTTACGAACAACAGGAGGTTGGCACCGAAGAACTCTACGATTATATCTCTGTTCCATATCCAGAAGGTCATATCAGACCAGATTACAGCATCTTTTTTAATCGGGAGGATATTGAAGAAGTTCTGCATGTTGGCTACTCCACTCCAGAGGATAAAGAACTTCGAGAAGAAGCTGATAGCCGGTTAAAAGACTAA